One part of the Micrococcus sp. 2A genome encodes these proteins:
- a CDS encoding DegT/DnrJ/EryC1/StrS family aminotransferase: MTHTPTTRSFLPFALPDITEEEVQAVADTVRSGWLTTGPNAAAFEKEMGQFLGAEDAQCIAVNSATAGLHLAVEALGVGPGDDVLVPTWTFTSTAEVVRYMGANPVLVDADPVTLNIDLADARRKITAQTVAIMPVHMAGMPVEAGPLRALADEFGLKVIEDAAHAFPVRSAGRWVGDSDSDAVVYSFYATKTMTTGEGGMVVVKDPELATRMRTMRLHGISRDVFNRYQSTTPSWQYEVVAPGYKYNLPDTAAAMGRVQLRRAHQMRDARRAIAEQYTKAFADLPITCPVVETDPDAHAWHLYIVRVDEDRAGLHRNRFIERMSEEGVGTSVHFIPLHLHPYWRDHCAVTEADLPVASAEFERTVSLPIFSSMTQDQVDTVIDAVRRVVG; encoded by the coding sequence GTGACGCACACCCCCACGACGCGATCGTTCCTTCCCTTCGCCCTTCCGGACATCACGGAGGAGGAAGTGCAGGCCGTGGCGGACACCGTCCGTTCCGGCTGGCTGACCACCGGGCCCAACGCGGCCGCCTTCGAGAAGGAGATGGGCCAGTTCCTGGGCGCAGAGGACGCCCAATGCATCGCGGTGAACTCCGCGACTGCCGGTCTTCACCTCGCGGTGGAGGCCCTCGGAGTGGGTCCCGGCGATGACGTCCTCGTGCCCACCTGGACCTTCACGTCGACCGCGGAGGTGGTCCGCTACATGGGGGCTAACCCCGTCCTGGTGGATGCCGATCCGGTGACACTGAACATCGACCTCGCCGACGCCCGTCGGAAGATCACCGCACAGACGGTGGCGATCATGCCCGTGCACATGGCGGGCATGCCGGTGGAGGCCGGCCCCCTGCGGGCCCTCGCCGACGAGTTCGGCCTCAAGGTCATCGAGGATGCGGCGCATGCCTTTCCGGTGCGGTCCGCGGGCCGATGGGTGGGCGATTCCGACTCCGACGCCGTGGTCTACAGCTTCTATGCCACGAAGACCATGACCACCGGCGAGGGCGGCATGGTGGTGGTCAAAGACCCCGAGCTGGCCACCCGCATGCGCACGATGCGGCTGCACGGAATCAGCCGTGACGTCTTCAACCGCTACCAGTCCACCACGCCGTCGTGGCAGTACGAGGTGGTGGCACCGGGGTACAAGTACAACCTGCCGGACACCGCTGCCGCGATGGGCCGGGTCCAGCTGCGGCGAGCCCACCAGATGCGCGATGCCCGCCGAGCCATTGCGGAGCAGTACACGAAGGCCTTCGCGGACTTGCCCATCACCTGCCCGGTGGTCGAGACCGACCCTGATGCGCATGCGTGGCATCTGTACATCGTCCGCGTGGACGAGGACCGTGCGGGGCTCCACCGCAATCGCTTCATCGAGCGTATGAGCGAGGAAGGGGTGGGCACCTCCGTCCACTTCATCCCGCTCCACCTGCACCCGTACTGGCGCGATCACTGTGCAGTCACCGAGGCCGACCTCCCGGTGGCCAGTGCAGAGTTCGAGCGCACGGTGAGCCTGCCCATCTTCTCGTCGATGACCCAGGACCAGGTGGACACCGTGATCGATGCCGTGCGGCGCGTGGTCGGCTGA
- the wecB gene encoding UDP-N-acetylglucosamine 2-epimerase (non-hydrolyzing) — translation MSGRLKVMTVVGTRPEIIRLACVIRRLEKHVDHVLVHTGQNYDYNLNEVFFEDLGLRRPDHFLEADTSSLGAVLGDVLKGTERVLLEEKPDAMVVLGDTNSCVSALMGRRMKVPVFHLEAGNRSFDPNVPEEINRHLVDHVSDYNLVYTEHSRRNLLAEGLHPRDVMVMGSPMNEVLAAYREQIEASDVLERLGLTAGEYLLTSVHREENVDRQDRLEQVLASLQAVAEDQGVPFLVSTHPRTRRRLEQFDLTASSAIRLHEPLGFHDYNKLQLNARCVISDSGTISEESSMLGFPAVTLRDAIERPEAIDTGAIIATGLDPADVVDAVRTVIVDFAADGPAALPADYAIPDSSRRVVNFIRTMAGTHHERRGIRR, via the coding sequence ATGAGCGGTCGCCTGAAAGTCATGACCGTCGTGGGCACCCGCCCCGAGATCATCCGCCTGGCGTGCGTGATCCGCCGGTTGGAGAAGCATGTGGACCATGTGCTGGTCCACACCGGGCAGAACTACGACTACAACCTCAATGAGGTGTTCTTCGAAGACCTCGGCCTCCGCCGGCCGGACCACTTCCTCGAAGCGGACACCAGCTCCCTGGGAGCCGTCCTCGGCGACGTGCTCAAGGGCACCGAGCGGGTGCTGCTGGAGGAGAAGCCGGATGCCATGGTCGTGCTCGGTGACACCAACAGCTGCGTGTCCGCCCTCATGGGCAGGCGGATGAAGGTGCCCGTGTTCCATCTGGAGGCGGGCAACCGCTCCTTCGATCCGAACGTCCCCGAGGAGATCAACCGTCACCTCGTAGACCATGTGAGCGACTACAACCTCGTGTACACCGAGCACTCCCGCCGGAACCTCTTGGCCGAGGGCCTGCACCCGCGGGACGTCATGGTGATGGGTTCCCCCATGAACGAGGTGCTCGCCGCCTACCGGGAGCAGATCGAGGCCTCGGACGTGCTGGAGCGCCTGGGACTGACGGCGGGGGAGTACCTCCTAACGTCGGTCCACCGCGAGGAGAACGTCGACCGGCAGGACCGCCTGGAGCAGGTGCTGGCATCCCTGCAGGCGGTGGCGGAGGACCAGGGGGTGCCGTTCCTCGTCTCCACTCACCCGCGCACCCGCCGTCGTCTGGAGCAGTTCGACCTCACCGCGTCCAGCGCGATCCGCCTTCACGAGCCGCTGGGCTTCCACGACTACAACAAGCTGCAGCTCAACGCCCGCTGCGTGATCTCCGACTCGGGCACCATCTCCGAGGAGTCCTCCATGCTGGGGTTCCCGGCGGTCACCCTGCGCGACGCAATCGAGCGCCCGGAGGCGATTGACACCGGAGCCATCATTGCCACCGGCCTGGACCCGGCGGACGTGGTGGACGCGGTGCGCACGGTAATCGTGGACTTCGCCGCGGACGGCCCGGCCGCACTGCCGGCGGACTACGCCATCCCGGACTCCTCTCGCCGCGTGGTCAACTTTATCCGCACGATGGCAGGGACTCATCACGAGCGGCGGGGGATCCGCCGGTGA
- a CDS encoding sugar transferase has product MLKRAFDIVASGAALALSAPVLAGVAVAVKTTSPGPALFRQERVGLGGRPFTIHKFRTMRVDHDGTAVSHAGDPRVTPVGRVLRRTKLDELPQLYDVLRGAMSCVGPRPEVPQYVAQWPADLRPTILSVRPGITDPASIEFRNEADELAAVEDPEAHYVSSILPRKAAAYVGYVRTRSFTGDLRILADTLRTVVRD; this is encoded by the coding sequence ATGCTGAAGCGTGCCTTCGACATCGTCGCCAGCGGCGCGGCCCTGGCGCTGAGCGCCCCAGTGCTCGCCGGTGTCGCGGTGGCCGTGAAGACCACCTCGCCCGGGCCGGCGTTGTTCCGTCAGGAGCGAGTCGGCCTGGGCGGACGCCCGTTCACCATCCACAAGTTCCGCACGATGCGGGTGGACCACGACGGCACCGCCGTGTCCCACGCTGGCGACCCGCGGGTCACCCCGGTGGGACGCGTGCTGCGCCGGACCAAGCTCGACGAGCTGCCCCAGCTCTACGACGTGCTGCGCGGGGCGATGTCCTGCGTGGGGCCGAGGCCGGAGGTTCCCCAGTACGTGGCACAGTGGCCGGCGGACCTGCGGCCCACCATCCTCTCAGTCCGCCCGGGGATCACGGACCCCGCCTCCATCGAGTTCCGCAACGAGGCCGACGAGTTGGCTGCGGTGGAGGACCCGGAGGCCCACTACGTCAGCAGCATTCTGCCTCGGAAGGCAGCCGCGTATGTCGGCTACGTCCGGACGCGTTCCTTCACGGGCGACCTGCGCATCCTCGCCGACACTCTGCGCACTGTGGTCCGCGACTGA
- a CDS encoding nucleoside-diphosphate sugar epimerase/dehydratase yields MTISVKRRRRDWVRFLALDVGAWALALLLATLFRFEFVMDAAHWTGLTAIFILVVTVQLVSGYLLGLYRGRYGYGTFDEVRGLTILVLGVSAVVTAVLLIVGPAWQVPRSTMVVAGPVALVTMLGLRYVHRLRRESRFGPGDNAAPTLIYGAGMLGESLARRMQIDSHSSYRPVGFLDDDRSLQRRLVRGVPVAGTLRDLPKAVERTGATELIVAISDADNHLIRDVADVAAPTGVNVRVLPVLDRQLTDAVGLQDLRSLSIEDLIGREPVDTAVDTAAEYLSGKRVLVTGAGGSIGSELCQQIIKYSPAELIMLDRDETALQDAQLGTVGHGLLDTKDVVLADIRDAEALKQVFAERRPHVVYHAAALKHLPMLEQYPEEAWKSNVLGTLNVLEAARAADVDVFINISTDKAANPTSMLGHSKRVAEKLTAWMAGQTQKPYLSVRFGNVIGSRGSMLPTFRRLIEQGGPVTVTHPDVTRYFMTIPEASHLVIQAGAIGRPGEVMILDMGEPVNILGIAQRMIEMSGKDVPLVFTGLRHGEKLHEELIGEGETDNRPFHPKISHADVSTLGPDALDYAEWLQRAQGTQPVHDGASTGNAA; encoded by the coding sequence GTGACCATCAGCGTCAAACGACGCCGACGAGACTGGGTCCGTTTCCTCGCACTGGACGTGGGAGCCTGGGCCCTCGCTCTTCTGCTGGCAACCCTGTTCCGCTTCGAGTTCGTCATGGACGCCGCCCATTGGACGGGCTTGACTGCGATCTTCATCCTGGTGGTGACGGTCCAGCTCGTGAGCGGGTACCTCCTGGGGCTCTATCGGGGCAGGTACGGCTACGGCACTTTCGATGAGGTCCGGGGCCTCACCATTCTGGTGCTCGGCGTCTCTGCAGTGGTGACGGCCGTTCTCCTCATCGTGGGTCCGGCGTGGCAGGTCCCCCGCAGCACCATGGTGGTCGCCGGGCCCGTCGCCCTGGTGACGATGCTCGGCCTGCGCTACGTGCACCGTCTCCGCCGCGAGTCGCGCTTCGGGCCGGGAGACAATGCCGCGCCCACGCTGATCTACGGGGCCGGCATGCTGGGAGAGAGCCTGGCGCGACGTATGCAGATCGACTCGCACTCGTCGTATCGACCCGTGGGCTTCCTCGATGACGACCGCAGCCTGCAGCGCCGTCTCGTCCGCGGCGTACCGGTGGCCGGCACCCTGCGGGATCTCCCGAAGGCGGTGGAGCGGACGGGTGCCACCGAGCTGATCGTGGCCATCTCCGACGCAGACAACCATCTCATCCGAGATGTGGCAGACGTGGCGGCCCCCACCGGCGTCAACGTCCGGGTGCTTCCCGTGCTGGATCGCCAGCTCACGGATGCTGTCGGCCTCCAAGATCTGCGCAGCCTCTCCATCGAGGACCTGATCGGGCGGGAGCCCGTGGACACGGCGGTGGACACGGCGGCCGAGTATCTCTCCGGCAAGCGGGTGCTGGTCACCGGCGCGGGAGGCTCCATCGGTTCTGAGCTCTGCCAGCAGATCATCAAATACTCGCCAGCCGAGCTGATCATGCTGGACCGCGACGAGACCGCCCTGCAGGACGCCCAGCTGGGCACCGTGGGCCACGGCTTGCTGGACACCAAGGACGTCGTCCTGGCGGACATTCGGGACGCCGAAGCACTCAAGCAAGTCTTTGCGGAACGCCGGCCCCACGTGGTCTATCATGCGGCGGCACTCAAGCACTTGCCGATGCTGGAGCAGTATCCGGAGGAGGCTTGGAAGTCCAACGTCCTCGGCACGCTCAACGTCCTGGAGGCCGCCCGCGCCGCGGACGTGGACGTCTTCATCAACATCTCCACGGACAAGGCAGCCAACCCCACGTCCATGCTGGGTCATTCCAAGCGCGTGGCGGAGAAGCTGACCGCCTGGATGGCCGGGCAGACTCAGAAGCCCTATCTCTCGGTGCGGTTCGGCAATGTGATCGGCAGTCGGGGCTCCATGCTCCCCACGTTCCGCAGGCTCATCGAGCAGGGGGGCCCGGTCACGGTCACGCACCCGGACGTCACCCGGTACTTCATGACCATTCCCGAGGCCAGCCACCTCGTGATCCAGGCCGGAGCCATCGGCCGGCCGGGTGAGGTGATGATCCTGGACATGGGAGAGCCGGTGAACATCCTGGGCATCGCCCAGCGGATGATCGAGATGTCCGGCAAGGACGTCCCCCTCGTGTTCACGGGACTCCGCCACGGCGAGAAGCTCCACGAGGAGCTGATCGGAGAGGGGGAGACAGACAACCGACCCTTCCACCCCAAGATCTCCCACGCCGACGTGAGTACCCTCGGCCCCGACGCACTCGATTACGCGGAATGGTTGCAGCGTGCCCAGGGCACACAGCCCGTGCACGACGGCGCATCGACGGGGAACGCGGCATGA
- a CDS encoding GNAT family N-acetyltransferase translates to MITQWYDPEPGPAALPGVLARELARRGHDVTVVTGFPNYPTGTIAPGYHQQRCAVEHRDGVRVVRTPLYPNHGTGLVGRILNYGSFAVSSTLWGVRHLRGSDVVWVNYSPITVALPMLASRLLHRVPLVTEVADLWPDTLLVSGFGAAGMRSQLASALLHRWVDAMYRASDAVVHIAPSVADVLRSRGVAADKLVYIPKPGNEQVFLQPGSDLRAGLEISADTVVLLYAGSMGAAQGLETLIEALEGVDPSQLVCLLAGGGTMEADLRRRARQVPAARFIGRVAPERMPDLMATADVAYISLVADPLTPLTLPSKTQATMASGLPALVAATGDVVAVVEGSEAGLGVDQSSPRAIREAIDRLAAMGRVSLAQWGTNAGRAYEDQFSVRTTTDAVEQLLEEVAGRPARRGENEEFTAHRLRRRHIPQVAALHRAAFPDFFLSQLGEGFLREFYAGFLEDPDAVTAVVEDGAGHVVAAAVGSTSPAGFFRRLLRRRWAGFAYQSAKAALRAPRRAPRLLRAVGYRGGAPGVDDPDGALLSSVFVAPGRQGAGVGRLVLEGWTRRASGLGADRAFLTTDASGNDAVNAFYQRAGWSLDTTYTTPEGRPMNRYITDLAVSRPTEAGVTS, encoded by the coding sequence ATGATCACCCAGTGGTATGACCCCGAGCCGGGCCCCGCCGCCCTTCCCGGTGTGCTGGCACGCGAGCTGGCACGTCGAGGGCATGACGTCACGGTGGTGACGGGCTTCCCCAACTACCCGACGGGTACGATCGCCCCCGGCTACCACCAGCAGAGGTGTGCAGTGGAGCATCGGGACGGCGTCCGCGTGGTGAGAACGCCGTTGTATCCCAACCATGGAACCGGCCTCGTCGGACGCATCCTGAACTACGGCTCCTTCGCGGTCTCCTCCACACTCTGGGGGGTGCGGCACCTCCGTGGCTCGGATGTCGTCTGGGTGAACTACTCGCCCATCACCGTAGCCCTGCCCATGCTGGCCAGTCGCCTCCTGCACCGCGTCCCGCTCGTCACGGAGGTCGCGGACCTGTGGCCGGACACTCTTCTCGTCTCCGGATTCGGTGCCGCGGGCATGCGGAGTCAGCTGGCGAGCGCCCTCCTGCACCGCTGGGTTGATGCCATGTACCGCGCATCCGACGCGGTGGTGCACATCGCGCCGTCCGTGGCAGACGTCCTCCGCAGCCGGGGTGTGGCTGCGGACAAGCTCGTCTACATTCCCAAGCCCGGCAACGAACAGGTCTTCCTGCAACCCGGTTCCGATCTGCGGGCCGGCCTCGAGATCAGCGCGGACACCGTCGTCCTGCTGTACGCAGGGTCCATGGGTGCAGCCCAAGGCCTGGAGACGCTCATCGAGGCACTGGAAGGGGTGGACCCCTCGCAGCTGGTCTGCCTGCTCGCTGGTGGTGGGACCATGGAGGCGGACCTGCGGCGGCGTGCCCGTCAGGTGCCGGCTGCCCGGTTCATCGGGCGCGTGGCTCCTGAGCGGATGCCGGATCTCATGGCGACGGCGGATGTGGCGTACATCAGCCTGGTCGCGGACCCCCTGACACCACTCACGCTGCCAAGCAAGACACAGGCAACCATGGCCAGCGGACTTCCCGCCCTCGTCGCGGCCACGGGTGATGTCGTTGCGGTCGTGGAGGGGTCCGAGGCGGGGCTCGGGGTAGACCAATCGAGCCCTCGCGCAATCCGCGAGGCCATCGATCGTCTGGCCGCAATGGGGCGGGTCAGCCTGGCGCAGTGGGGAACCAACGCCGGGCGGGCGTACGAGGACCAGTTCAGCGTGCGCACCACCACGGATGCCGTGGAGCAGCTGCTTGAGGAGGTCGCGGGCCGCCCAGCCCGTCGCGGTGAGAATGAGGAATTCACGGCGCACCGGTTGCGCCGGCGCCATATCCCCCAGGTCGCGGCCCTCCATCGGGCCGCATTCCCTGACTTCTTCCTCTCCCAACTGGGAGAGGGGTTCTTGAGGGAGTTCTACGCCGGATTCCTCGAGGACCCCGATGCCGTCACAGCCGTCGTCGAGGATGGCGCAGGTCATGTGGTCGCAGCGGCCGTGGGGAGCACGTCTCCGGCGGGATTCTTCCGGCGACTTCTGCGGCGCCGTTGGGCGGGGTTCGCCTACCAGAGCGCGAAGGCGGCGCTACGGGCTCCGCGCCGCGCGCCGCGGCTTCTCCGCGCCGTCGGCTACCGTGGCGGGGCGCCGGGGGTCGATGACCCGGATGGTGCGCTGCTCAGTTCTGTCTTCGTCGCACCGGGCCGTCAAGGCGCCGGAGTAGGACGTCTGGTTCTGGAGGGCTGGACTCGCCGAGCGAGTGGGCTCGGCGCCGATCGTGCCTTCCTGACGACTGACGCCTCGGGCAACGACGCCGTGAACGCGTTCTACCAACGCGCCGGCTGGAGCCTCGACACCACCTACACCACGCCCGAGGGGCGCCCCATGAACCGCTACATCACAGATCTGGCGGTCTCCCGCCCGACCGAGGCAGGAGTCACATCGTGA
- a CDS encoding polysaccharide biosynthesis protein, which produces MTETDLKILITGGTGSFGHTVTKKLLDRGDIAEIRVLSRDEAKQDQMRHDIGDERLRFYLGDIRDYTSMERAVRDVDYVFHAAALKQVPSCEFFPMEAVRTNVNGSANVVRASDEAGVRSLVCLSTDKAVYPVNAMGMSKALMEKVALSHGLNNPTAATTVSCVRYGNVMYSRGSVIPLFIRQLKAGKNLTVTNPEMTRFMMSLSESVSLVEFAWEHAEQGDLFIRKAPSCTIGALAQAVINLFHSDARVDIIGTRHAEKVSEALASREELSRAEDMGDYFRIQADARDLNYKVYVEEGDKAHTQYDDYDSHTVPLMSVEDVERLLLTLPDVRRELALAGIPTKEG; this is translated from the coding sequence ATGACTGAGACCGACCTCAAGATCCTGATCACCGGTGGCACCGGTTCCTTCGGCCACACCGTCACCAAGAAGCTCCTCGACAGGGGCGACATCGCGGAGATCCGCGTCCTCAGCCGGGACGAGGCGAAGCAGGACCAGATGCGCCACGACATCGGCGACGAGCGCCTGCGGTTCTACCTGGGCGACATCCGCGACTACACGAGCATGGAGCGGGCGGTCCGCGACGTGGACTACGTGTTCCACGCGGCTGCCCTCAAGCAGGTCCCCTCGTGTGAGTTCTTCCCCATGGAGGCGGTGCGCACCAATGTGAACGGCTCCGCCAACGTGGTGCGCGCCTCGGATGAGGCCGGGGTGCGGTCGCTCGTGTGCCTCTCCACGGACAAAGCGGTGTACCCCGTCAACGCGATGGGCATGTCCAAGGCGCTCATGGAGAAGGTGGCTCTGTCCCACGGCCTGAACAACCCCACGGCCGCCACCACCGTCTCCTGCGTGCGCTACGGCAACGTCATGTATTCCCGGGGCTCCGTGATCCCCCTCTTCATCCGCCAGCTCAAGGCTGGGAAGAACCTCACGGTGACCAACCCGGAGATGACCCGCTTCATGATGTCCCTCTCCGAGTCCGTGTCCCTCGTGGAGTTCGCCTGGGAGCACGCCGAGCAGGGTGACCTGTTCATCCGCAAGGCTCCTTCCTGCACGATCGGCGCCCTGGCACAGGCAGTGATCAACCTCTTCCACTCCGATGCCCGCGTGGACATCATCGGCACCCGCCATGCGGAGAAGGTCTCCGAGGCGCTGGCCAGCCGCGAGGAGCTCTCCCGCGCTGAGGACATGGGGGACTACTTCCGCATCCAGGCCGACGCCCGCGACCTCAACTACAAGGTCTATGTGGAAGAAGGAGACAAGGCACACACGCAGTACGATGACTACGACTCCCACACCGTTCCGCTCATGTCCGTGGAGGACGTCGAGCGACTGCTGCTGACTCTTCCGGACGTCCGCCGCGAGCTGGCACTCGCGGGCATTCCGACCAAGGAAGGCTGA
- a CDS encoding O-antigen ligase family protein — protein MQGVNSVALDAFRYVFAILIVILSHGGHRRISPLPALATFSLLTVNAIFLVKGTYGLQLDLFKPIVGLVSILLAFLISFRPWTFQPMLAGLTVGGLASAVDILLQYFGMPYIGMENTFGLRYSGLSFSSTNTAPLLGLASLAVIQGAPLKGACKNWLLRSVLVCILVSGMWISGGRGGFIAFSAALILMAITRMPPIATVVMLAMAGIYALTAISFSSALDALLRVEERANAGGGTPDITSGRVEFNAVTWNAFADNPFFGPPISELDLLQPHTPVLLLAVQAGIIGLAAALLVLTLVIYRLFCPSRRVGDKTLIRSYAVVILIVSALEPNGFFVGIGKTVILMIVLSGNLGLHQRASTLPQAKSSPPMTVAHKIRR, from the coding sequence GTGCAGGGCGTAAACTCGGTCGCACTCGATGCTTTTCGTTACGTTTTTGCTATTCTTATTGTTATTTTGAGTCATGGAGGCCATCGTCGCATATCCCCCCTTCCTGCGTTGGCAACTTTCAGCCTCCTTACCGTAAACGCAATCTTTCTAGTGAAAGGAACCTATGGACTTCAGCTTGATCTATTCAAGCCGATCGTTGGTCTTGTTTCAATTCTTCTCGCTTTCCTAATTAGCTTTCGCCCATGGACATTTCAACCGATGCTAGCGGGCCTCACTGTTGGCGGCTTGGCTAGCGCCGTCGATATTCTTCTGCAATATTTTGGAATGCCCTACATCGGCATGGAGAACACATTTGGCCTCCGATATTCTGGACTGTCTTTCAGTTCCACCAACACTGCACCTTTGCTCGGCCTCGCTAGTCTGGCGGTTATCCAGGGTGCACCTTTGAAAGGTGCATGCAAAAACTGGTTACTAAGATCTGTACTCGTCTGCATATTGGTTTCCGGTATGTGGATCTCTGGGGGCCGAGGGGGATTTATAGCATTTTCTGCCGCTCTTATCTTGATGGCGATTACGCGAATGCCACCTATCGCGACCGTGGTTATGCTGGCTATGGCCGGTATATATGCATTGACCGCCATATCCTTCTCCTCGGCGCTTGATGCCCTCCTGCGGGTCGAGGAGCGAGCAAACGCGGGCGGCGGAACGCCTGACATTACCTCCGGCCGCGTCGAATTCAACGCAGTAACCTGGAATGCGTTTGCAGATAATCCCTTTTTTGGCCCCCCCATTAGTGAACTCGATCTACTGCAGCCTCATACACCGGTGCTACTCCTTGCGGTTCAGGCTGGTATTATTGGCTTGGCGGCCGCTCTTCTTGTTTTGACCCTGGTCATCTACCGCCTGTTTTGTCCATCGAGAAGGGTGGGCGATAAGACTTTGATAAGATCCTACGCTGTCGTCATTCTTATTGTCAGCGCACTGGAGCCAAATGGATTTTTCGTTGGCATCGGGAAAACTGTGATACTTATGATTGTCTTAAGTGGCAATTTGGGGTTGCATCAGCGCGCTTCAACGCTCCCCCAAGCCAAGTCAAGCCCCCCCATGACAGTTGCGCATAAGATCCGTAGGTAG
- a CDS encoding NAD-dependent epimerase/dehydratase family protein, translating into MARYVLTGGRGFLGLHTRAALQEHGHEVALLPVGDSFDPEAARAALDGADQLLHLAGVNRGTDQEVAEGNNRFARQVAEVLGQVDSAPSRVVFANSTQATNGSVYGEAKTGAADVLGTQARNRGAEYEDIRLPNLFGEFGRPFYNAVTATFCHLIAAGETPEVQQDKELTLLHAQHAADVLVGAVPVAAMDTLAVHETVSGLAARLGDMARTYERTEFPDLATDFDRDLFNTYRSYLYPHGLPLPITRHADARGSFFEIVRSRGGTGQTSFSTTAPGVTRGDHYHRRKVERFTVLAGEAEISLRKMGTDEVYVFRVNGEQPVSVDMPTLVSHKITNVGASTLYTAFWTDDIFDPTNPDTIPEVV; encoded by the coding sequence ATGGCGCGCTATGTGTTGACGGGAGGTCGTGGTTTCCTCGGGCTCCACACGCGGGCCGCGCTCCAGGAGCACGGCCACGAGGTCGCCCTCCTGCCCGTGGGGGACTCCTTCGACCCGGAGGCGGCACGTGCGGCCCTGGACGGCGCGGACCAGCTGCTGCACCTGGCCGGCGTGAACCGGGGTACGGACCAGGAGGTCGCCGAGGGCAACAACCGGTTCGCGCGGCAGGTGGCCGAGGTTCTCGGGCAGGTCGACTCCGCTCCCTCTCGCGTGGTCTTCGCCAACAGCACCCAGGCCACCAACGGATCGGTCTATGGCGAGGCGAAGACGGGCGCAGCGGACGTGCTGGGCACTCAGGCGCGGAACCGGGGCGCTGAGTACGAGGACATCCGCCTGCCGAATCTGTTCGGGGAGTTCGGGCGTCCGTTCTACAACGCGGTGACAGCCACGTTCTGCCACCTGATCGCCGCCGGGGAGACACCGGAGGTGCAACAGGACAAGGAGCTGACCCTGCTGCACGCCCAGCACGCGGCGGACGTGCTCGTCGGCGCTGTGCCCGTCGCAGCCATGGACACCCTTGCGGTCCACGAGACGGTGAGTGGGCTCGCCGCCCGCCTGGGAGACATGGCCCGCACGTATGAGCGCACCGAGTTCCCGGATCTGGCCACTGACTTCGACCGGGACCTGTTCAACACGTACCGCTCCTACCTCTATCCCCATGGGCTGCCGCTGCCCATCACGCGTCATGCGGATGCACGAGGTTCCTTCTTCGAGATCGTGCGCTCCCGGGGCGGCACCGGGCAGACGTCGTTCTCCACGACCGCTCCGGGCGTCACTCGAGGCGACCACTACCACCGCCGCAAGGTGGAGCGGTTCACGGTGCTGGCGGGGGAGGCGGAGATCTCTCTGCGGAAGATGGGCACCGACGAGGTGTATGTGTTCCGGGTGAACGGGGAGCAGCCTGTCTCGGTGGACATGCCCACGCTCGTGTCACACAAGATCACCAACGTGGGTGCGTCCACTCTGTACACCGCGTTCTGGACCGACGACATCTTCGATCCCACGAACCCCGACACGATCCCTGAGGTGGTGTGA